One Phycisphaeraceae bacterium genomic window, AACGCCGCGCGGCGGGTGACGACGAGGTTGTAAAGCGTGCCGTCGGTACCGACGACCCGCGCTTTATACGTGCCGGTCGAAGCAGGCACGAAGTCTTCGATGCGGGAAGCGACATTCGCGCCGCTGGCTGCGCCGATGGCGACGAGATTATCGCTGGAGTCAAAGAGTGCCAGCGTCAGCGGCGTGCCGCCGGCCTCGACCGCAGCAACCGCGAGTGAAATCGGCTGGTTGGCGGTCGCGGTGAATGAGTAGTAGTCGTCGTCACCGTCAGCCTGTCCGAACACCGCCAGGCGATCCGCGCCGCCCTGCAGAGCGATCGCTGAGCCGTTGATGTTCTGCGCTGTCGCCGGCGTGTCGTTCGTCGGCCGGGTCACCGATTCGTTGTCATATTCCGCATTGAGCAGCACATCGACGAGATAGCCCCCCGTACCTGAAACACTCGATACGTCGATCGTGTACGTGCCTGCGGAGCTGACATCGAGATTGAAGACCGCGACGTTCGAGCCTGCCGCCGCCGCATCCGCTGTGCCGATCGTGGTGCCGAACGGATTCTTGATGACGAGGTGGCCGTCGATCGACTGATCCAGCGGCGTAAACCGGACGGACAGTTTGGCGGGCGAATCAAGCGTCAAATCGTAAGTCGTCGGCGTGTTGATCGCGGTGATGTCTGCGTTGACCGATCCCTGATAAACCATCGAACCCGCCGGCGCGACCCGCGTCAGCGGTGTGGGGACCGGCGTCCCGGCGACACCGAATGCTGCCGCAATGACGCCGGAGCTTGGCGTCGCCGAAGGCAGCGAGGTCGGCCCTTCTGCCGGTGCAGGCGTACGAGCGATGACCACTTCAATCGGTGCTGCTTTGACGTTGTTGGTTTCCGTCAACTCGCGCAGCAAGTCCGCGTCGTCGCTGACGTAAAGCAGGAACCAGTGCCCTGCGTCCACATCGGGTAACACCAGCGATTGCGCCTGCTCGTAGCTGCTCCCGGCGGCCAGATCGCGGCCGGATGATTGACGGGCAAGCTGCGTGTCACCTGCGTCGAGCTGTTCGTCGCTCGAAAGGTACACCGCGTCATACCAGTCGCCGCTGGCTGCCAACGGGCCGTTATTTTCCACGGTCCACGAAAGCTGGAGCGTCTCTCCTGAGACGGCATCAGCCGGCGACGAGGCACTGACGATCGACAGGTCAGGCGAGCCGATCTGGATCGGCGTGGAGCGCAGGTTGTCGTGCTCGTTGCTTTCCCGAACGGTGTTGGTGCGGTCGGTCTTGATGAGGACATTCCACGTACCCGCGGAAATCCCGCTGGGCAGCGTCAGTCCCTGAGTCACGGTGTAGCTTTCGCCCGGCGCCAACGGACCGCGCGCGGAAGCATCCAGGTTCAGGATCGGCAGGTCGGATGCGTCGATGACGTTGTCTTGTGAAAGAACACCGTAATCAAACCACGAGGTGTCCGTGGTCTCGTTGCCCTGATTCGTCACGGTGTAAGAGAGATCAAGAGTCGAGCCGAGCTTCACGGTTGAAGGCAGCGTGATCTCGCTGACGGTCAGGTTGCTGTCGCTGAGCATGACACGTTGCTCAAGCCCTTCGAGCTGATGCCCGTGAAGGACCTGTGTATCCAGCGCAGATACACGGGTTTCCGACTGGTAACGACGGAGCTTGCGACGTTTGCGACGCTCAAGTGCTCGAACCCTGTTCCAAAATCGGCCCACGATTGGCCTCCTTACCGGAAAAAACACAGAGGTAAAAACCCCGACCTGTTCGCTCAGTTAACGACAAAAGCCCGTGGTGTAAACCACAGGCTTCTGACGAACTGATCATGCTCGGACGTAACAGATCACACTTCCCCTCTCCACATCCAAAAACCCGAATTATCACGTCTAGACAATCAGTACCAACGAGACACTCGACTCCTGCGATCTCAAGCGCGGGAGAAAGCCCGCGCGGGACGACGTACCGCGTAGAGCCCCGCCGCAGCAAGCCCCAACAGGCTCAACATCGCAACCTGAGGTTCAGGAACGGGATTTCCGCCGCCACCCTGATTGACGCGGATGGTCTGGCCATTGGGATAGCTCACAGGAACAGGAGGAAATGCTGCTTCACCAATCCCGCCGGTATCCGTCGAATAAAGCAGGAAGTCAAAGCCGAAGAAATCAATGGATGGTCCGACGTTGATCGTCGTGGAGCCTGCGTTCATCGCCATGAGTTGCAGGGTAAAGAGAATCTGAGGCGAGCCGATACCGCGACCGATATCGTCGTACGCACCAGCAACACCTTCGAGTGTCTGACCCGCACCGGGGCCATTCACCAGCGAGCCGTCGCTGCCGAACGATGCGTCAGGCCTGACCACCGAACCGGGTACGACTTGCAGAATCGACCGATCGCTGACCAGAAAGTCGGTGTCGAACGAGAAGATGCCATCCTCAACGTCCGGATTATTGACCAGAGCCTTAACCGTGGCGGTGGTCGTCTGACCGACGTTCAGGACATTGTTTTCGACTTCAATGGTGACAGTGACGCTTGGATCGCCCTGGGTCTGAGCCATCAAAGATGACCCGAGCGCCAATGACGCCACAAACGCAGCCAATAACGCTGTAACTCGCTTTGTAAACACTATTTCTCCTTCCTCAAAGATTGTGTTTAGAACGGTGGTTTTACACGAAAATACCCTGACGATGAAGTGGTACGATTATAACCCAAAATACCTAAAAAAGCAACAGTTGCGCTATAATTTTGCAGTTTTGCAGTTGAGGCCGATAACTTCGCAACAACCGATTTTAGGGGGCTAGCTCCCATTGCCGCATCAAGTCAGTGCGTCGATGGCACGATGAGGAATGCTCGTGATTGTCGATTGTGTTCGAGGGGCGAATCGTCCGATATAAACCCTCGCCACGACCTACCCTGATCTCCACCTAACCGACAGGAATCGCTCCCATGTCAGAAACTCCCGCCAGCAACGATCCGCAAATCGAAAACCACGCCCGCGAACAGGTCGGCAGCCGACAGGTCCGCATGCGCATCGATGAGCGCGGCCTGACGACAACCTACGCCAACGCCTTCCGTACCAACAGCTCTCCCGAAGAAGTCATCATTGACTTCGGGCTTAATCTCGTCACCCAGCCCGCCCAGCGCGACGGCGGCAAGGACGGGACACCCGGCGAAATCCTCTTCCAGGTCACCAACCGCACGATCATGAACTACTACTCCGCCAAACGGCTCGCGATCACGCTGACCCAGATGATCAAGAGACACGAAGATCAGTTTGGTAACCTCGAACTCAACGCTGAGACTCGACGCAAAAAGAAGTAAGCGCGTCGAATTACATCCCCAATCATCCGCAGCAAGGCCGACGGAACACGTCGGTCTTGTTATATGCGCAATTCGCGCGGGATTTCGGAATGAGGTCAATCTCTCATTGACGCTGCGCACCATCCGGGCGTGGTTTCTGATTACAATCTCCGTCCCCACAGACAGGAGTTTCCCGTGTCCACCACGACCACCGCCCGCCCCGCCGCCGCACGCCACATTGATCAGCGTTACATGCCCCGCGTGGGTGGGATCGACCTTGAGCAGTCGCTCAACTACATCGCCGTCGCCGACGCCGGCGTGGATTTCTGCTACCGCTGCTACACCGGCAGCCGCCTGCCTTATCAAAAGGGTGCCCGGCCTGTGCTGGAAAAAATCGCAGCCGAGGTGACCGCGGGATCATCCGACCAGCGCGAAGCGGCGCTCCGGTTGAATGACTGGGTTTCCCGGAAGGTCGCCTGGGCCGGCTACCACTGGAAACACAAGGGCAAACGCCTCGCCACCGATCTGGCGTTGTCCGAGGAGAACCTCATCGAGCAGGGCTACGGCTGGTGCAATGAGCAAGTCCGCGTGCTCTGCTGCCTCACTCAGGTGATTGATATTCCCTCACGCATCGTCTTCGCCTGCAATCGGGCAGGCAACTACGGCCACTGCGTCACGGAAGTGCTGCTGGCGGGACAATGGTTGATGCTCGACGAGTCGTTCGGCTATGCCTTCGAGTTCAACGGCAAGCCGGTACGTGCGGTGGATGTGTTCGGCGATATCAGAATGCGCGAACACTTCCAGCCCATCTACAAAAAAATGTGCGACGACCTGATCAAGGAACTCGGCCACAGCATCCTCGACGGAGACTTCGCCATGTCCGTCTCGCCCAATCCGCTCGATGGCTTTGAAGTGATCGGGTTCCACAATCACTTCGTTCACTGAACGACGACTCGCTGCAGTTCCGACGAGTTCACTCGACCGACACAGCCCAGACTTCGCTGTCAACTTTCTCCTCGCTGAACGGGCCGTGCGTAAAAAGAATCGTCGGTGAATGGACAGGATGAAACGGCCCTGGTCGTGAAATTGCCGGCAACCAACTTGGTGCCGCCGAATCTGTCGTGCTGATTTGCTGACACGCAAATTGACGCCCTTCGTCGGTCGATGCCAGATAAAAAACTTCCGTGGACGGATCACGCCAGGTATGCGATGACGCAGCGGTCGATGCGGCGATCACCACATGGATGCGGTCAGCGGTATCAATCGTCATGCTGCCATCGGTCGGTACGCGATCGGCAGGAAGAAACCGGCTGAGATCAACCGTTTCCCACGCCTTTCCCGTCCAATGTGACAGCGGCAGATAGCGGTCGTTGCCCTTCTGCTTGCCTGTAAGAATCCAGGGCCGACCACGGGAGTCACAGACCAACCCCCAGTTGCGCGGATCGTCCTCCGCAGGCGGGTGAGGCACCGCAAAGCGAGATTCGTACAGGATGGGAGTATCGACTGTCGCACCCGACAGATCGGCCCAGGTCTTGCCGTCATCAACCGACTTGAGCAGCGCAACACCCAGCGAGTACCCGCGTTGCTCGGAATAAAAATGTCCCGACACATACAACGTGCCCTGATGATCGGAAGTGATGATCGGGCCGAGGTGGGTATATCCAGGATCAATGTCCTGCGCCATCAGCGGCCGTGCGGACTCCCAAGCTTTGCCGGGGCGTTGTCTCTGGAACATCAGCGGATGCGGCTTCTCCCCGCCGCGATACACCAGACAATCCATGCCCGAATACGTATGAAGCAGGTAGCCATACGTCGCGTTGTAACCGACGACCACTGCATTCCTGCCGATGGCGTCGAGCGAGTTGGGTTCTGTTGCCGTGCAGTGTTTGAACGTACCGCAGGGCCAGCGATCGGGGTAAATACCCCACGGACCATGCGGGCCGAACGTCAGGTGCAGTCGCTGCGCCGCATCCACGGTCAGCGACGGGTGGTTGTGATTATCCGCGCCGTCTCCGATGGAAATCGTTGGCCCCCACTGGCGCGTCGCGTGATCAAACGTCCTGCCGCGCGTTTGAGCCGGCGCATCCGTCCAGACCACATGCGTTTTGCCGGCTATCGTCACGCACTTATTTGAAAATCCATACGCGGTCGCACGGTCGGAGCCTTGCGACGAAAGCAGAAATGGTTTGCCGAGCTGCCCCATCGAATTAACTTTTCCTGCTGACTATTCAGGTTGGCGGGATTGGTCTGTCTTAATGCGTCAGGTGAACAACTCGGCGATTCCCTTGACCGTGATCTCCACGAGTTCCTGGCCGCCTTCGGGTCCGACCTTGCTGACGACGGGCAGTGCGCCATAGCTGCCGCCATCGACACCGCGTTGCGTCGGCAGATACCAGCCCAAGCCGGCGGTGATCTGCGCCAGAAACGTCTGGGCTGCGACACTGCGGGCTTTGATCTGCTGCCCATAATCCACGTAAATCTCAAACGGATTAGTCGCCAGCACCATCTCGCCGAGTCGCAGGAAATGCAGTTCAGCCTTCACCGGCTGGCTCTTGAGCTTGCCGTCGAATATGTCCACCACGCGCTGTAGCCGCGACGGCCACCACGAGGCGGGATCCATATTCCTTTTCAACGCGGCGGCGTGCTCTCTCTCGGACCAGTCGCGTTCCTTCCGTGAAATCTGACGCGGCGTAAGCGTCACGCGCTTGATGCTGTGAATCACCGGCGTCGGGCCATCATCAGGTTTTGTACACGCCAGGGCACGCTCAACCTCTCCCGCCACGCGCTGCGCGATCTCCTGCCGTTCCGTGATGCCGCGACGTTGGCGCATCAATTCTTCCTGCTTGCTGTTGAGGATGAAATGGGGCGACTGATCGCCCGCGATGCCGCAAAGCGGCAACACCCAGAGCCGCTCACCCAGACGGCGGCGAAGCTCGACGCGGATGTCATGCCAGAAGTCGGCGGAGAATTTCTCGATATGCTCATCCACCTGCGCGGGACAAGGCACATCGAGCATGATGCCACTCAGACGGCCGGAGGTGTCCCAGATAAAAAGCATGTCGAGCGAGTGATCCTCCTGCCCCTCGATGCCACGGAATTCCGGCAGCGCAGCATTGCCGTACATCCGCGTTGAGCCGTCGGCGTAATACGGGCGGCGATTGTGCGCCACGACCGCATGACCGAATGCCCGACCGATCCGCGCCGGTGCCAGCGACCGCCATGCTTCGACTACCGCTTCGGCTGCGCGATCTGCCAGCAGCGTCATACATTCTCGCGCGGTCATAACGTCTCCGCCGGGGTCCACATAAAAACCTTCGATGAACGCCAGAGACGCATGGGTGTGCGTCCCGGTCATGATGAGGTTGTCGGCAGGCAGTTCCGGCAGCGTCCGCGCCAGACGCTGACGCACAGCCGCCATCAACTCCTCGGAGACGGTCACCAGATCAAAGGAGACAAGTACCGTGCGATGAGGATAGGCTCCGCCCGCTGCGCCTGCCGGCGCAGAGTCGCCCTCGATAGCCATGGCGGTGAGTGTTAACGGGTCCATTGCTTCGCGGGCGATGCGATTGTGCATTTGCCCCATCAGCAAGGCCGGTCGATTCGGCACAATACTTCGTGACGCCCATCCGATTTTGAGCATGATCCTGTCCCTTGAAAGTCAAGACGGACATCATAATCAGTGCGCAAAATCAAATTGAGCCGCAGGGGGACTGCGACGAAATTAATGCGAAATGAACGACGAACATCTGGATCAGCCGCGCTGACGCCGTGAAAGAATCAACGCGCTACCCAGCCCCAGCAGGCAAAGCGATGCAGGCTCAGGTGTGCTGAAGACAAAGTTGCTGATGCCTCGTGAGCCGTTTGAGTCGTCCCCGAAAACCAAGCTGAGCGTGTGACCGGCGGTCGCACTGACGTTGGGTGAGAAAGTGTTATGCGTCGTGCCGGAAATCGTGGTGTTGGTCAGTGGTCCCCACATGCTGACGGGCGTGCCACCGACATCTTTGATGACCTCGATGTGAGGCATGACGCGGTCGGTTTTGTAACCCGCCAGATCGAAGCTCTCCAGCGTGACCGTTTTTCCGTTGAGAGGAATCAGACGGATTTCAACGTAGTAAGGTGGAATCTGGCCGTTGTAGATCACCTGAGCCAGGTCACCAAAGTTATCCCCCGGTTGGCTGTAGTAGGCGACCGCACCGGTATAAAAATTGTCGAGAGGATTAGTCGGGTGGTAGTAACGGTACTCAACATTGACGTCAGGAGTGTAGCCACCGGCTGATCCGTATCGCCAATTGGCGCCGGCTGGATCGAAATCCGTCACTGCATCGCCATAGTTTTGGAAACTGTACCCGCCGTTGGCTATGCGCGTGGTCTTGGTCGAGTCGGTGTAGAACTCAAAGGTCAGCGATGTCGCCTCCGCGATGCCGCTTATTGCGAACAGCAACATCAGCACGGAAGCACTCAACAGCAATCGGGGCGAGGTCATCGAAGACATGCTTTCTTCCTCCTGTTGGCTTTTCGACAATCCGCGGACTGGTCAACCTGAAATCGACCTTGAACGCGGTCTCCTCAAATCTATCGCAAAAATCTAGGAATTCAAGACTATTTCAACCTTCTGCCTGAGTAAATTTTACCTTTTTGCCACCTAATAAGGAAGCGGTCAATGCTCCCGTCGAGGGAAATCGAATCCCGACGGATATAGCTTATCCGTCAGGCTTCCATACTATTTGCAAGCTAAAGTGTTGCTCCGCGTTTCACCTGAAATCCACCGCCCCCCGGAAACCAACCCCGGAAGCTAACCCTCGGAAGCTAATCCCCCGCAAACACGGACCATTACTGCAGGGGATGGCCTGATCGTAGAAGCAGCCCTCATGCAACGACTAGCCGAAATCTGTATTCGTCGGCCGATCTTCGCCTCGATGATTATCCTCGCGCTGGTGGTCGTGGGTGTCACCAGCTATATGCGGCTAGGTGTGGATCGACTTCCCTCGGTGGACCTGCCCACCGTCAGCATCCGCACGACGCTTGCCGGTGCCTCTCCGGAGGAAATGGAAAGCGAAGTCACGAAGGTCATTGAGGAAGTCGTCAACACGGTCGAGGGCATTGATGAGCTGCGCTCGATCTCCGGAGCAGGCGCCTCGGTGGTGATCGCCACCTTCAAGCTCAATCGGAACATCGACTCCGCGGCGCAGGATGTGCGTGATCGCGTGCAGACTGCCTTGCGTCGCCTGCCGGATGACGCGGACCCGCCGGTGGTGAGCAAGGTTGACAATGACTCGACGCCGGTGCTTTCGATCGCGGTCTCAGGTGAGCGGACAATCCGGGAGCTAACCGAGATCGCTGACAAGATCGTGAAGGTTCGACTGGAGCGATCCACGGGTGTGGGTCAGATCAACCTTTCCGGCGGACTGGAACGAACAATCAACATCTGGGTCAACGCTGACAGACTGGCGGCCCACCGCCTGCCCATCACTGCGGTGCGTGATGCCATCGCCCGTGAAAATGCGGATGTTCCCGGCGGAAACGTCACCGGCAGCGACCGGGAGCAGATCCTCCGCACCACAGCCAAGCTCAAGGATGCGGCAGCTTTTGAGCGGGTCGTGATCGCCAACATCAACGGCGCACCGCTGCGGGTCAGCGACATCGGCCGGGCGGAGGACGGCAATCGCGAACCGCGCTCCTTCGCCCGGCTCAACGGCAAGCCGGCGGTGGTGCTCGATGTCGTCCGACAGTCCGGCGCCAACACCGTCGAAGTCATCGAGGGGATCAAGGAAAAACTTCCCCAGGTACTCGACGAGGTACCACCGGGCGTCCGGGTTGAAGTCATCCGCGATCAGTCACGCTACATCTACGCAGCCCTGCATGAGATCGACACGCACCTGATTCTCGGCAGCGTCCTGGCGTGTCTGGTCGTCCTCGCCTTCATGCGGAGCTGGCGTTCCACGATCATCGCATCCGTGGCGATCCCGGCCTCGGTCATCTCAACCTTCGGCATGATGTGGGCGCTGGGCTTCACGCTCAATGCGGTCACCATGCTCGCGCTGGTTTTGATGGTCGGCATCGTGATCGACGATGCGATCGTCGTGCTGGAAAATATCTATCGCTTTGTCGAGGAAAAGAAAATGAACCCGATGGACGCCGCCCGCGAGGCGACCGCTGAAATCGGGCTGGCAGTGCTCGCGACGACGCTGAGTCTGGTCGTCATCTTCGTCCCCGTTTCGTTCATGTCGAGTATTTCCGGGCGGTTTCTCTACCAATTCGGCATCACGGCGGCGGTCGCGGTCCTGGTCAGCCTGCTCGTGTCGTTCACACTCACGCCGATGATGAGCGCGCGGCTGCTGCGAACGAATGATTCCAGCCACGGCGGTCACGCAGCCGCGGAAGCGAAGTCACGCGGCGGGTTTTACGGCGTCATCGACCGCGGCTACACCGCGTTGCTCAAACTCGCCATGCGCTTTCGCATTCCCGTCGCCTTTGTCGGCCTGCTCGTGATCCTTTCGGCAATCCCCCTCTACCGCGCGGTCCGACAGGAGTACACGCCTAGCGACGTGGATGAGGCGGAGTTCAGCCTCAACGTCACCGCCCGTGAGGGTACGAGTCTTTCAGCCATGGACGGCGCGATGAAAGCCATTGAGGACGACGTGCGTCAGATCGTCGTCAACGGCCAAAAGCCCGTGCAGGTCATGCTCACGACCATCGGCGGCGGATTTCTCGGACAGGTCAATCAGGGCAGCGCGTATATCCGCATCGCTCCGCATGAACAACGGATTTTCTCGCTCGGTCGGTTGTGGCGGGAACTGATCCACGGCAGACCACGCCAGGCCTTTGCTGGGAATTACTCGCAACGCGATGTGATGCTGGCGATCCGTAAAAAGCTGGCACAATACTCCGACCTGCGCACCTCGGTGCGGAACTATCCCTCTTTCAACATCGGCGGCGGAAACTTCGACATCGACTTCGCCATCCGCGGACCCGAATTGTCCGTGCTGGCGGCCAAGGCGGAAGAGCTGCGCATCAAATCCAAAGACCTCGGCGGAATCGTCGATGCCGACACCACGCTCAAACTCGACAAGCCCGAACTCCACGTGGAACTCGACCGCGAACGGGCCGCTGACCTGCACATCAACGCCCGCGACCTGGGAGCCACGCTGCGATTGATGGTCGGCGGTGCGGAGGAGATTTCACGCTTCCGTGATGAATCACTCAACGAAGATTACGACGTGCAACTGCGCCTCAGCGAGGACTTCCGCAACAAGGCGTCGTCCCTGTCGCAGTTGTACGTGCCGCGAAACGACGGCGGCGTGATCGAACTTGCCAATGTCGCCTCCATCCGTGACACCGGAAGCGCTTCGCGCATCGACCGCCTCGACCGTCAGCGCGTCGTCAATCTCCGTGCCTCGATCGGGCCGGGCTACGCACTGGCGGATCGTCTCGAGGCGTTGCGCCACGCTTCGACCGAACTGGGCCTGCCGCAGGGTTACACCACGGTGGTCGTCGGTCGCGGCCGCGAACTGGAACGGACCTTCACCGAATTTCTCTGGGCGTTTCTCCTTTCGATCATCTTCATGTACATGATCCTGGCGGCACAATATGAGAGCCTCATCCATCCGCTGACGATCCTGCTCTCGCTGCCGCTGTCGGTGCCTTTCGCTCTGCTGTCGCTCTACCTGACCGGCGGCACGCTCAATCTCTACTCGGCCCTGGGCATCCTGGTGCTTTTCGGCGTCGTGAAAAAGAACTCGATCCTTCAGATCGATCACATGAACAAACTCCGCGCTGACGGCATGCCTCGCTACGAAGCGATCATCCGGGGTAACCGCGATCGTCTGCGACCCATTCTGATGACCACGCTCGCACTGGTCGCGGGAATGCTGCCTCTGTGGATCGGCACCGGACCCGGCGCGGAGGAGCGCCGCGCCGTAGCGGTCGTGGTCATCGGTGGTCAGACACTCTCACTGCTGCTGACGCTGATCGTCACGCCGGTGGCTTATTCGCTGTTCGACGACCTGCGCTTCGCCTCCCGCCGGGAAAAGCCGGCGCCACTCCCCGCAGAAATCGCCGCGGGAAAGTGAGGCGATAAGGGCGCAGGGTTTCGATGCCTGCCACCCCTAACCTTGCCCCTGCGCGATCATCCCCTTAAGCTAATTCCCCGCTCATTTTTCGGCGGGATGTATCACGAACGCAGGAGACCAACATGACCCAATCGGTAAGTCTCAACAACATCGTCGGCGGTAACGTCAACTCGCTGCTCAACGAGCACCGAAAGTTTCCTCCGCCAGCCAACATCTCCAAAGTCGCCTGGTTCAAGTCGATGGCTGACTACGAAAAGGTCTATAAGGAATCCATCGACAACCCGGAAAAGTTCTGGGGTGAAAAGGCAAGCGAACTCGAATGGTTCACCCGGTGGAACAAGGTTCTCGACTGGAAGCTGCCGGACGCGAAATGGTTCGTCGGCGGCAAGACCAACGTCGCCTACAACTGCCTCGACCGGCAGGTCAAGGCGGGGCTGGGTGACAAGCTCGCGCTGGTGTGGGAAGGCGAGCCGATGGAAAACGGCCGCCCGGAGATCAAACGCTACACCTACAACGAGCTGCTGAGCGAAGTGAGCCGCTTCGCCAACGTGCTCAAGAATCTGGGGGTCCGCAAGGGTGACATCGTCACGATCTACATGCCGATGATCCCTGAGCTGGCGATCGCGATGCTCGCCTGCTCGCGTATCGGCGCGCCGCACTCGATCATCTTCGGTGGTTTTGCCGCCAGCGCAATCAAGGATCGCGTCGATGACGCCAAGAGCCGGATCATCATCACCGCCGACGGCGGCTATCGCCGCGGGAAAGTGGTACCGCTCAAGGACACGGTGGATGAAGCACTCAAGACCACGGACATCGTCAAGACGGTGGTCGTGTTCGACCGGGTGAAGGCGAACTCGTGCAAGATGACTGCCGGCCGCGATTTCAAGTGGTCGGAGCTGATGGCCAAAGCCAGCGCCGAATGCCCCGCTGAACCGATGGATTCCGAAGACCTGCTGTTCATCCTCTACACGTCGGGGTCAACCGGCAAACCCAAGGGCATCATGCACACAACCGGCGGGTACATGGTTTTTACCTACCTGACCAACAAATACGTCTTCGACCTGCACGGCGACGATCCGAACGAAATGCACTGGTGTACGGCGGACATCGGCTGGGTCACCGGCCACAGCTACATCATCTACGGCGTGATGCCCAACCGCGTGCCGACGCTGATGTTCGAGGGCGCGCCGAACTTTCCGGGCAACGACCGCTTCTGGGACATCATCGCGCGGCATAAGGTGACGAAGTTCTACACCGCGCCGACGGCGATCCGTGCCTTCATGAAATGGGGCGATCAGGAACCGGCCAAGCACGATCTGTCGAGCCTCAAAATCCTCGGTAGCGTCGGTGAGCCGATCAACCCCGAAGCGTGGATGTGGTATCACGAGCACATCGGCGGCAAACGCTGCCCGATCGTGGACACCTGGTGGCAGACAGAGACCGGCGGGCACATGCTCACTCCTCTGCCGGGCGCGATGACCACGACACCCGGCTCGTGCTCGCGGCCGTTCTTCGGCATTGATATCGCCGTCGTGGATAAGAACGGCAAGGAACTGCCCGCCGACACGGGCGGCTTCCTCGTGGTTCGCAAGCCCTGGCCGAGCATGTTGCGCGGCATCTGGGGCGACCGTGAGCGATTCGTCAAGACCTACTTCGGCGAGATTCAGGGCGTGTACTTCGCCGGTGACGGCGCGCGTAAAGACCCGGAGGGCAACTTCTGGGTCATGGGTCGCGTGGACGACGTGATCAACGTCTCCGGCCACCGCCTGGGAACAATGGAAGTCGAGAGCGCGCTGGTGAGCCACCCGTTCGTCGCCGAGGCTGCCGTTGTCGGCGTGCCTCATGAGATCAAAGGCACCGGCATTGCCGCGTTCGTCACGCTCAAGATGGGCCGCACGCCGGATGAAAAACTCAAAGAGGAACTGGGCAAGCACGTGACCAAGGAGATCGGTGCGATCGCCCGACCGGACCAGATTCGCTTTACCGAGTCATTACCCAAGACGCGCAGCGGCAAGATTATGCGGCGGCTGCTGCGTGAAGTCGCCGCCGGCGGCGAGGTCAAGGGTGATACGACCACGCTTGAAGATTTTTCCGTGCTGGCGAAATTGAAGGACACCGAAGAATAAGCGATTCCCGATGCGGTGATCCTCGTTGATGTCCGTGGTACAGCGACGGCGCGGATGTCGCGCGGGATGTCGGATCGCGTCGAAACCCGTGGCAGGATTTTCGTGTCGTCCCATATTCGCCCCATCGTCCTCGTCGGCCCGACCGCCGGCGGTAAAAGTGAGCTGGCTGTGGCGCTGGCGGAGCGACTCTCTCCGCGCGGGCAGATCATCAACGCCGACTCCATGCAGGTTTACCGCCACATGGAGGCCGGCACCGCCAAACCTTCTCGCCTGCTGCGCGATCGTGTGCCTCATCATCTCATCGACATCGTTGAGCCGACGGAACGGTTCACCGTCGCTGACTGGATCAGTCGCGCCGAACCCCTGATCGCACAGCTTCAGACGCAGCAGCAGCGACCGATCATCGTCGGCGGGACCAACCTGTACCTGCGCGGTCTCCTTGAAGGGATGTTTGAAGGCCCGGATCAGGACGCGGAATACCGCGCCAC contains:
- a CDS encoding efflux RND transporter permease subunit, encoding MQRLAEICIRRPIFASMIILALVVVGVTSYMRLGVDRLPSVDLPTVSIRTTLAGASPEEMESEVTKVIEEVVNTVEGIDELRSISGAGASVVIATFKLNRNIDSAAQDVRDRVQTALRRLPDDADPPVVSKVDNDSTPVLSIAVSGERTIRELTEIADKIVKVRLERSTGVGQINLSGGLERTINIWVNADRLAAHRLPITAVRDAIARENADVPGGNVTGSDREQILRTTAKLKDAAAFERVVIANINGAPLRVSDIGRAEDGNREPRSFARLNGKPAVVLDVVRQSGANTVEVIEGIKEKLPQVLDEVPPGVRVEVIRDQSRYIYAALHEIDTHLILGSVLACLVVLAFMRSWRSTIIASVAIPASVISTFGMMWALGFTLNAVTMLALVLMVGIVIDDAIVVLENIYRFVEEKKMNPMDAAREATAEIGLAVLATTLSLVVIFVPVSFMSSISGRFLYQFGITAAVAVLVSLLVSFTLTPMMSARLLRTNDSSHGGHAAAEAKSRGGFYGVIDRGYTALLKLAMRFRIPVAFVGLLVILSAIPLYRAVRQEYTPSDVDEAEFSLNVTAREGTSLSAMDGAMKAIEDDVRQIVVNGQKPVQVMLTTIGGGFLGQVNQGSAYIRIAPHEQRIFSLGRLWRELIHGRPRQAFAGNYSQRDVMLAIRKKLAQYSDLRTSVRNYPSFNIGGGNFDIDFAIRGPELSVLAAKAEELRIKSKDLGGIVDADTTLKLDKPELHVELDRERAADLHINARDLGATLRLMVGGAEEISRFRDESLNEDYDVQLRLSEDFRNKASSLSQLYVPRNDGGVIELANVASIRDTGSASRIDRLDRQRVVNLRASIGPGYALADRLEALRHASTELGLPQGYTTVVVGRGRELERTFTEFLWAFLLSIIFMYMILAAQYESLIHPLTILLSLPLSVPFALLSLYLTGGTLNLYSALGILVLFGVVKKNSILQIDHMNKLRADGMPRYEAIIRGNRDRLRPILMTTLALVAGMLPLWIGTGPGAEERRAVAVVVIGGQTLSLLLTLIVTPVAYSLFDDLRFASRREKPAPLPAEIAAGK
- the acs gene encoding acetate--CoA ligase, with product MTQSVSLNNIVGGNVNSLLNEHRKFPPPANISKVAWFKSMADYEKVYKESIDNPEKFWGEKASELEWFTRWNKVLDWKLPDAKWFVGGKTNVAYNCLDRQVKAGLGDKLALVWEGEPMENGRPEIKRYTYNELLSEVSRFANVLKNLGVRKGDIVTIYMPMIPELAIAMLACSRIGAPHSIIFGGFAASAIKDRVDDAKSRIIITADGGYRRGKVVPLKDTVDEALKTTDIVKTVVVFDRVKANSCKMTAGRDFKWSELMAKASAECPAEPMDSEDLLFILYTSGSTGKPKGIMHTTGGYMVFTYLTNKYVFDLHGDDPNEMHWCTADIGWVTGHSYIIYGVMPNRVPTLMFEGAPNFPGNDRFWDIIARHKVTKFYTAPTAIRAFMKWGDQEPAKHDLSSLKILGSVGEPINPEAWMWYHEHIGGKRCPIVDTWWQTETGGHMLTPLPGAMTTTPGSCSRPFFGIDIAVVDKNGKELPADTGGFLVVRKPWPSMLRGIWGDRERFVKTYFGEIQGVYFAGDGARKDPEGNFWVMGRVDDVINVSGHRLGTMEVESALVSHPFVAEAAVVGVPHEIKGTGIAAFVTLKMGRTPDEKLKEELGKHVTKEIGAIARPDQIRFTESLPKTRSGKIMRRLLREVAAGGEVKGDTTTLEDFSVLAKLKDTEE